The Paenibacillus sp. RC334 nucleotide sequence GAAATGAACCAGCACAAAGATCATCAATGCCAGACCAATGGATACCCCTGCATCTGCGGTAGGTGATTTCCACCAGTTGACACCCACGTGGGCAGGTTCGCCCGGATGAGCCGCCTGTGCTTGCTCCAATGCTTCCTTGACTGGAACGATTTCATGCCCAAATACTTGTGCGCTTTGTACATTATCGAATTCAGTCACGATTCCGAACGGCAAACCAAGCATATTCCCGACGAAAATGAACATGATCAGCGTCATCCCCAATGATAGGAATGGCTTCCCTTTCTTCAAATCCATCGTACTGGATATAAGCCCTTGAACGAATTCTACAACCCATTCCATAAAGTTTTGCAGCTTGCCAGGATTGTCTACAGACAAATTGCGTGTTGCGGCAAAAGCCAGTCCAAACACAATAGCACAGGTTACTATAAGCATAATAATGATGGACAAGTCAATGTTGAACCCGCCCAATTGGATAATCGGTGATTCATGCAACATGTTTTCTCACCCCTTTCTCAGTTGAGCCATCATTTTTCCTGTAGCGCGAATATGATGCCTATAATTAAAAGAAGAAACTGTCCAGTTACCAGGCTTGCCATTACAGCGATCTCATGGAAATAGGCCGGAAATTCTATCGCCAGCACTACCGCCAAAATAGAGGTCGCTACACGAACTCCAAAGCCGATGCCCACCCTTTTCTTCTTGCCTTCACCGGCGGCCGCACTCGCAACCTGTCGAATTTTGTAGGCCATATACAGCACATTAAGACAGCTTACTCCCGTTCCCAGAATGATTCCGTGAGCAATGTCACGATGTTGGGGCATGAAGGCGGAGACCAGGAAACACAGAGCCATAATACAAAGCGCTACGATCCATAACATTTTTTGCATTCGGGTCATCTCACTCATGGTTATCCCTCAATACCTTTCCGATCACAAGGGCAATACTCAATGCGCCTACAACCAAGCCTGCGAGAACGCTTACGCCAATCCAAATTCCGGAACCACCAAGTTTGGTGTCTAGCCACTTTCCGGCATAAAAACCACCCAGTGTGCACACGGCCAAATCAATGCCGATAGCGCTCACCAGTCCAATTGCCTTGAAGGCATTTCCGGTGTTATTTCGGTTGTTGTTTTGCTTGGAAGGTTTGACCACTTTTCCATGTCACCCCTGCAATTCCAGTCCATTTTACTTAAATATAAGATGCTTTGTCAATTGAGATATTTTAGTGCCCTAAAGTATAAAATCAGTCGACAAAGCATCCTAAAATGCCGTACCCCTTGGTAACCGTACAGTTTAACTGTATGCTTACCCTGTAAGGATGATTATGTGGTGCGGACACCTTTTGTGAACATTGTGTGAAATTCTTCAGGACGTTCGGATTGAACACCATAATGGTGCAAAATAGCATTGACAATTCTTACCGAAGCTCGTCCATCGCCATAAGGGTTTGCTGCCTGACTCATAGACTCATATAATGCAGAATCCGTCAAAAGAGCCTTGGTCCGATTGTAGACGTTCTCTTCACTCGTACCCACCAGTTCCAGTGTGCCAGCTTCAATTCCTTCCGGTCTTTCAGTCGTATCACGCAGTACCAGTACAGGCACGCCGAATGAAGGTGCTTCCTCCTGAAGACCACCCGAATCAGTAAGTATGAGATGAGTGTGCGGATAAAAGTTGTGTAAATCCACCACATCCAGCGGATCAATCAGCTTAATACGCGGATGGTTGCCTAAAATCTCAAATGCAGGCTCCTTCACAGCCGGACTCGGATGAACTGGATACACGATAGCGATATCCTCAAACTCGTCTGCGATCCGTTTGACCGCACTAAAAATTTGGCGATGTGGTTCGCCCTGGGACTCCCGGCGGTGTGCCGTCATCAGAATCAGGCGTTTGCCTTCAGCCCATTCCAGCACCGGATGCTCGTAATCCTGGCGAACCGTATACTGAAATACGTCAGTCACGGTATTGCCTGTTACATATATTCGCGATTCAGGTTTATTTTCCTTCCGCAAATTCCCAGCAGATAAAGATGTAGGAGAAAAATGAAGATCAGACAGCACTCCTGTCAGTTGACGGTTCATTTCCTCAGGGTACGGAGAAAGCTTGTTCCACGTCCGCAAGCCCGCTTCCACATGCCCTACTTCGATCTGTTGCATAAAGGCCGCATAGCTGGCCAGGAAAGTCGTCAGCGTATCCCCGTGAACGAGCACGATATCAGGCTTTGCCTCACGTAACACAGGTTCCAATCCTTGAAGTACACGAATGGAAATTTCATTAAGCGTCTGACGATCCTTCATCACATCCAGATCATAGTCAGGGTGGATATTAAACACTTCCAGAACCTGATCGAGCATTTGGCGATGTTGAGCCGTTACGCATACTAAGGACTCGATATGCTCGGGGTGACGTTGAAGCTCCAAAATAAGAGGAGCCATCTTAATCGCTTCCGGACGCACGCCAAAAATAGTCATCACTTTGATTTTGGACATTTTCTGTTGAACCCCTTTTCAAGATAAACGTCCGGTTCCAAGACCGTTCTCCTATGAAAAACGACTTGTCCGTAACGCCCATATATTATGCCGAACCAGAGGCCCTTTACTTGGTTCCGTACAGACGGTCTCCCGCATCACCAAGACCCGGAATAATGTAGCCGTGATCATCCAGACGCTCGTCCAGTGCAGCAACATAAATATCTACATCAGGATGGGCATCCTGAACGGCCTTGACTCCCTCAGGAGCGGCAATCAAATTCATCATCTTAATTTGGGTACAGCCTCTCTTTTTCAACACATCAATAGCCGCGATCGCCGAGCCGCCCGTTGCAAGCATCGGATCAATCACGATCAATTCACGCTCAGTCACGTCTGTAGGCAACTTCGTATAGTATTCCACAGGCTGCAATGTCTCGGGATCACGGAACAGTCCCACATGCCCTACCTTTGCTGCCGGCAGCAGTTTGACAACGCCATCCAGCATCCCCAAGCCTGCACGCAAGATTGGAATGAGACCCAGCATGCGACCGGAAATAACCTTGCCTTCTGTCTCAGCAACCGGTGTCTGCACCGTAATGCTCTCCAGCGGGATATCCCGCGTAATTTCATAAGCCATCAATGTTGCTACTTCATCCACCAGTTCGCGGAAATCCTTGGTGTTGGTCCGCACATCGCGGATAAATGTAAGTTTGTGTTGGATCAAAGGGTGATCACAAACCACCAGTTTTGCCATGATATATTCCCTCCGGTATTATCGTCACGTTCTTTCGCACCAGAATATCGAACATCCTGTATGGAAAGGATCTATGTAACCTATTTGTACAAACCAAATAAGCACAGATGCAATGCGTGCCTGTAAATCCTGTTTATTATAACATTCCCTTGATTGATTTAACACCTGCCACCGCAACCTTTTGTCAAGAGGAAGATATGACAGGTAAAATGCATACTTCGCCACTTCAAGAGTGACTTTTGTCATACAAAAAGTGCATAAAAAAGGCTCTGACGGCACTTGACCGTCAGAGCCTTTTGAATTTTGGACTTCCTGCCTAACCTACAGGCTTTGTGTCCTAATACAGCATCAGTCTTTTATCTGTACTTCAAATTGTCCCATGCCTCCTGAAATTGCTGGAGCATTTCATCCTTCGTAATGACTCCCGCAATATAGGCCTGCATGCTACTACTCAGATCCTGATTCAGTCCCTTAGGGAAACGTTGAAAGTTCCAACTCCATATCTTGTCGCTGTTTTATTTTATTCCAGGCATTCGCGTAGTTCTCAAAATGGAAGGTCATCGGCCACGAAGCGAAATGAGCCAAATTGTCGCTTGTTTTTCCCATTACATTTCGACCTCCTTTTTCTTCGTCAGACACACCTGGATGCTGGTAATGATTGCAACGATGACAAAGAAAATAATGGCTTTGGCAGTACCCAATCCAAGACGGTTATTTGTAAACGCTTCATTATATATGTCCAAACGCAACAGACTCCGTCGACTTGAAGGGTCCACCCTTTGTCAGCGCCAAATTCAACTCAAATACTTTAAAGGACCAGGATATCGCCAGAAACAGGCAGAATCGCTAGAAATCAAAAAAAGGCTGTTCCCCCTCCGGCTTACGGAAGAAAAACAGCCTTATCAGTCACATCATATGTGTAGTCATGGCCCCCCCCCGGATACCAAGGCTGACAACCTGAGGCTGAGGGGGAGCATGAACAAGCCGATTGATTAGTATTGAATACTTGGGTAGATCGGGAATTTGTCTGTCAGTTCGCCAACAGCTTGGCTGGCTTTGGACAATACCGTATCATCCTTCGGATTTTTAAGAGTTTCGGCAATGATTTTACCGATTTTGACCATAGCCTCTTCATCCATACCACGGGACGTTGCAGCAGGTGTACCAATGCGGATTCCGCTGGTAACGAACGGACTGGTCGGGTCGAAAGGAATCGCGTTTTTGTTCACTGTAATGCCCACGGAATCCAGCACATGCTCCGCTTCTTTTCCAGTGATGTTCAAGCTACGCGTGTCCAGCAGCATCAGGTGATTATCCGTACCACCGGATACAATGTTAATGCCTTCAGCCAGCAATGTCTCAGCCAGCACCTGAGCGTTGCGAACTACGTTTTGTGCATAGGTTTTGAAGGAAGGCTGGAGCGCTTCACCCAAGGCAACGGCTTTGGATGCGATCACATGCATCAACGGCCCCCCTTGAGTACCTGGGAAAATAGCTTTATCAATCGCTTGCGCCCACGCTTTGCGAGTCAAAATCAGACCTCCACGCGGACCACGCAGCGTTTTGTGTGTCGTTGTTGTTACAAATTGAGCATGCGGAACCGGGCTTGGATGAATACCCGCTGCCACAAGACCCGCGATATGTGCCATATCGACCATGAACAGAGCGCCCACATCGTTGGCAATGGAAGCGAAGGCTTCAAAATCAATGGTGCGCGGATATGCGCTCGCGCCGGCTACAATCAGACGAGGGCGATGCTTGAAGGCTGCCTTGCGCACTTCATCATAGTCGATGCGGAAGTTGTCTTCACGTACACCGTAAGCGGCAAAGTTATACAACAAGCCGGAGGCGTTAACCGGGCTTCCATGTGTAAGATGGCCGCCGTGCGCTAGGTTCATACCCAGTACGGTATCTCCAGGTTTAAGAGCTGCCAGATATACTGCCATGTTCGCTTGCGCTCCAGAGTGAGCTTGTACGTTAGCATGCTCTGCACCGAACAGTTCTTTGGCACGGTCGCGTGCAATGTCCTCAACGATATCTACATGCTCACAGCCACCGTAATAGCGTTTACCCGGATAGCCTTCAGCATATTTATTTGTCAGTACAGAGCCCATTGCTTCCATTACCGCTTCGCTGACGATATTTTCGGATGCGATCAGCTCGATATTGTGGCGTTGTCGTTTCAGTTCAAGTCCCATTGCTTCCAGCACTGCCGGGTCACTTTTACGCAAATGTTCCATCATGATTGATTACTCCCTCTCCATGGTCAATTGTCAGGTATACAGGCAAGCGCCTGCTCCTCTGTTGGGTACCTCATCATCAATACAAAAAAGATACAAACATGCTGTCCAAACCAAATTGCAAATGCTAGTCACAGCTTCCGCCGGCTTCTTGCTCCAGACTATACACCGCTCGTTGTCCTCCGATGAGCGGGGGACGAGTGAACGCCGCCGTCACACGCGCTTCGCCAATCCAGCGAAGGCCTGGACGAAACGGAACAGCAATCGGTTGCAAATGCATACCGATCAGCGTCTCACCAATGTCTATCCCCGCATGTGCCTGTACATTCGCCGCCAGACATGCATCTTCCAGCGCACGATAGGCGACGGTAGCCATAGATCCGCCTGCCGTACGAACGGGAACGGCGGCAACCTCCGTCAGTCCCAGCCGCTCCAGCACGGCTCGCTCAACGACTAGCGCACGGTTCAAATGCTCGCAGCATTGAAATGCCACGTCAAAACCATACGCCCTGCTAACGGATTCCACTCCAGCCAGCAATTGCTGCGCTACATCGAGCGCTCCCGCCGTGCCAATCCTGCTTCCAACCACCTCACTGGTGCTTACCCCGATAACCAGCAAACGACCAGCCTTGAGACTGGCTGCTTCTGCTATTTCCTTCACGACAGAAGCGGTCTGTGCTTCAAGCGTAACCTCATGATCCAATTGTCCTGCCATTGGAACCTCCTTTGGTTGAACAGCCCCACAGAGACTGGGCACGGGCTTATGCCCCATGTTCAACACACTCTCTCCTGAATCACAATCTGACTATATTATAGCCGATGAATCGGATTTCGAGCAGGAAAAATGGAAGACCCAACTAAAAAAAGGACCCTCTCTCGGTTCGAATACTCGAAGTAACAGCACACGGAAGAATCATTGTCATTTGTCTGGACAGAAGGCCACCGGAGGCCGGACCTAGCTCATATACGAAAAAAGAGCAGTCCACAGCCAATGTGGATTTGCTCTTTTGCCCAGGCGACCGGCCGTATATCCGGTGCTCCATCGTGGTTAATCCCACTTTTGTCGCCAGTTACACCGGATTCTTGTTTTTCCACCTTATCTTAACGGATTAACCGTCGAAAATCAACAGATCCCGTACAAAATAGATGAGTGATACAAACTTTATTCGGACAATGCCTTTAGCTTGTCCACCAGCTTATGCAGCGCCGTTCGGATTTCCCCAGCCGTGACATCGTAATCTTCACGCGGACCGCCGAACGGATCAGAAATATCAAAGCCCGGAATACGTTGATGCAGTTCAATCATCCGCTCACGCTCCCGTGCCGAAAGCTCCTGCCCCAGCGAACCCATCAGTTGTTGTGAAGCGTACAGACCATCCAGCTCCTGTACATCATTCAGCACCGAATCCCGGTCCTCCACATATTCCTTGAGCGTAAACACTTTGCCCGCCGTTTGGGGAAAGCGCTGAATTACGTGCTGCTTATGCCCTTGGGTCAAGGTTAAAATCAGATGCGCCCACTCGGCAAGCCCACCGTTCAAAGGAGTTGAGGTGATTTGATCCGAGATATTGTGGTCACGTAGCACCGCCTCTGCATGTCGGGAAATGGGTGTGCCTTCCATCGCAGCTACTCCCGCCGAACGCACTTCCAACCCTAGTCCGTGCTCAGTAGCCAGCTTGCGCAGCATCCCTTCAGCCATCGGACTGCGACAGGTGTTCCCTGTGCATACGAATAAGATATGTTTCAACGTCTTCACCCCCCGTATGTTGAAATAATATATAATTAAAACATAAACATAAAGCCGAACGCCAGTAGAATGGCACCGCCCACCGCTTCTCCATAGTCTCCCAGATTGCGGCTGACCTTTCGGCCTAACAGCAGTCCCAGCATCGCCATCGCTCCCCCGCAAAAGCCAAACGCCAGAACGGTTAGTACCAAATCACTCTGGAACATGCCAAGTGACACCCCAACAGAAAAGGAGTCAACGCTCACTCCAAGCGCAAATAGCAAAAGGCCCAAGGACGAACGATGGTCCAACACCTGTACTCCGTCCCCTTTGAAGGAATTATAAACCATATGCCCGCCCAAAAGGATGAGTAATCCCCCTGCAAAGTAGGTCGTCACATGGCCCAGTAAAGAACTCATATAATGGCCTGTGAACATACCCAGCAATGGCATCAGAATGTGAAAAAAGCCAATGACCGTGCTGATCCGCAGCACGTCCCGCAGGCGTATTCCTTTCATGCCGATCCCTACGCCCAACGATAACGCATCCGTCCCCAGCGCTACAGCCATGACCAGAATCGTTACAATCTGCCCGGCATGGGCAGAGGCTGCCAGCATACTCCATCCCCCCAAATATCCGTCCGCTCTTGTACACGTTATGCGGACAAGAGGCAAAACAGTACAAGCATACGGTGAACGTGCCTGTACCGGGATAAGTTGAGAGGAAACAATGCTGAAAAGTTAATCCATCTAAAGCCTCTACATCATTGGACAAATATCGGCGCCGTCCTAGAGACG carries:
- the atpB gene encoding F0F1 ATP synthase subunit A, which produces MLHESPIIQLGGFNIDLSIIIMLIVTCAIVFGLAFAATRNLSVDNPGKLQNFMEWVVEFVQGLISSTMDLKKGKPFLSLGMTLIMFIFVGNMLGLPFGIVTEFDNVQSAQVFGHEIVPVKEALEQAQAAHPGEPAHVGVNWWKSPTADAGVSIGLALMIFVLVHFLGIFRNTKAYFKHYIQPFPFFLPINLIEQFSKLLTHGMRLFGNIFAGEVLISVLLKLTAIGVGGWIASVLGLVVWQGFSIFVGSIQAFVFTILTFVYISQAIDTHEEEH
- a CDS encoding ATP synthase subunit I — encoded protein: MSEMTRMQKMLWIVALCIMALCFLVSAFMPQHRDIAHGIILGTGVSCLNVLYMAYKIRQVASAAAGEGKKKRVGIGFGVRVATSILAVVLAIEFPAYFHEIAVMASLVTGQFLLLIIGIIFALQEK
- a CDS encoding AtpZ/AtpI family protein, which translates into the protein MVKPSKQNNNRNNTGNAFKAIGLVSAIGIDLAVCTLGGFYAGKWLDTKLGGSGIWIGVSVLAGLVVGALSIALVIGKVLRDNHE
- the wecB gene encoding UDP-N-acetylglucosamine 2-epimerase (non-hydrolyzing); the protein is MSKIKVMTIFGVRPEAIKMAPLILELQRHPEHIESLVCVTAQHRQMLDQVLEVFNIHPDYDLDVMKDRQTLNEISIRVLQGLEPVLREAKPDIVLVHGDTLTTFLASYAAFMQQIEVGHVEAGLRTWNKLSPYPEEMNRQLTGVLSDLHFSPTSLSAGNLRKENKPESRIYVTGNTVTDVFQYTVRQDYEHPVLEWAEGKRLILMTAHRRESQGEPHRQIFSAVKRIADEFEDIAIVYPVHPSPAVKEPAFEILGNHPRIKLIDPLDVVDLHNFYPHTHLILTDSGGLQEEAPSFGVPVLVLRDTTERPEGIEAGTLELVGTSEENVYNRTKALLTDSALYESMSQAANPYGDGRASVRIVNAILHHYGVQSERPEEFHTMFTKGVRTT
- the upp gene encoding uracil phosphoribosyltransferase; protein product: MAKLVVCDHPLIQHKLTFIRDVRTNTKDFRELVDEVATLMAYEITRDIPLESITVQTPVAETEGKVISGRMLGLIPILRAGLGMLDGVVKLLPAAKVGHVGLFRDPETLQPVEYYTKLPTDVTERELIVIDPMLATGGSAIAAIDVLKKRGCTQIKMMNLIAAPEGVKAVQDAHPDVDIYVAALDERLDDHGYIIPGLGDAGDRLYGTK
- the glyA gene encoding serine hydroxymethyltransferase — protein: MMEHLRKSDPAVLEAMGLELKRQRHNIELIASENIVSEAVMEAMGSVLTNKYAEGYPGKRYYGGCEHVDIVEDIARDRAKELFGAEHANVQAHSGAQANMAVYLAALKPGDTVLGMNLAHGGHLTHGSPVNASGLLYNFAAYGVREDNFRIDYDEVRKAAFKHRPRLIVAGASAYPRTIDFEAFASIANDVGALFMVDMAHIAGLVAAGIHPSPVPHAQFVTTTTHKTLRGPRGGLILTRKAWAQAIDKAIFPGTQGGPLMHVIASKAVALGEALQPSFKTYAQNVVRNAQVLAETLLAEGINIVSGGTDNHLMLLDTRSLNITGKEAEHVLDSVGITVNKNAIPFDPTSPFVTSGIRIGTPAATSRGMDEEAMVKIGKIIAETLKNPKDDTVLSKASQAVGELTDKFPIYPSIQY
- a CDS encoding TIGR01440 family protein — protein: MAGQLDHEVTLEAQTASVVKEIAEAASLKAGRLLVIGVSTSEVVGSRIGTAGALDVAQQLLAGVESVSRAYGFDVAFQCCEHLNRALVVERAVLERLGLTEVAAVPVRTAGGSMATVAYRALEDACLAANVQAHAGIDIGETLIGMHLQPIAVPFRPGLRWIGEARVTAAFTRPPLIGGQRAVYSLEQEAGGSCD
- a CDS encoding low molecular weight protein arginine phosphatase codes for the protein MKHILFVCTGNTCRSPMAEGMLRKLATEHGLGLEVRSAGVAAMEGTPISRHAEAVLRDHNISDQITSTPLNGGLAEWAHLILTLTQGHKQHVIQRFPQTAGKVFTLKEYVEDRDSVLNDVQELDGLYASQQLMGSLGQELSARERERMIELHQRIPGFDISDPFGGPREDYDVTAGEIRTALHKLVDKLKALSE
- a CDS encoding manganese efflux pump MntP family protein: MLAASAHAGQIVTILVMAVALGTDALSLGVGIGMKGIRLRDVLRISTVIGFFHILMPLLGMFTGHYMSSLLGHVTTYFAGGLLILLGGHMVYNSFKGDGVQVLDHRSSLGLLLFALGVSVDSFSVGVSLGMFQSDLVLTVLAFGFCGGAMAMLGLLLGRKVSRNLGDYGEAVGGAILLAFGFMFMF